One window of Nymphaea colorata isolate Beijing-Zhang1983 chromosome 11, ASM883128v2, whole genome shotgun sequence genomic DNA carries:
- the LOC116263598 gene encoding G-type lectin S-receptor-like serine/threonine-protein kinase SD2-5 translates to MNIIIGMAKGLCYLHEECCQKIAHLDIKPQNILLDESFNAKVSDFGLSKLIRRDESQVFTTMRGTRGYLAPEWLSAAISERADVYSFGVVVMEIVCGRKNLDPSQPEESRHLLKLLQLSAQENQLLELVDMVNEEKSHYGEDAMRVMRIAMWCLQNDHNKRPPMSQVVKALEGTIELDGHIELDPFYATERRSSSQTQSGSETQSDTQSLLLSGSR, encoded by the coding sequence ATGAACATCATAATCGGCATGGCAAAAGGGTTATGCTATCTTCATGAAGAGTGCTGTCAGAAAATTGCGCACTTGGACATCAAACCGCAGAATATTCTCttggatgaaagtttcaatgcTAAAGTTTCAGATTTTGGTTTGTCTAAGCTGATAAGGAGGGATGAGAGCCAAGTATTTACCACCATGAGAGGAACCCGGGGCTACCTCGCGCCGGAGTGGCTGAGTGCCGCCATATCAGAGAGGGCCGACGTTTACAGCTTTGGAGTAGTGGTCATGGAAATTGTCTGTGGAAGAAAGAACCTGGACCCTTCTCAGCCTGAAGAAAGCAGGCATTTACTGAAACTGCTGCAACTCTCCGCACAAGAGAACCAGCTCTTAGAGCTTGTCGACATGGTAAACGAAGAAAAATCACATTATGGAGAAGATGCAATGAGAGTAATGAGGATTGCGATGTGGTGCTTGCAGAATGATCACAACAAGAGGCCTCCAATGTCTCAGGTGGTAAAGGCTTTGGAGGGAACCATAGAACTGGATGGCCACATTGAGCTTGATCCTTTCTATGCAACGGAGCGGCGATCGTCTTCACAGACGCAGAGTGGATCAGAAACTCAAAGTGACACCCAATCCCTTCTGCTTTCAGGCTCTAGGTAA